Proteins from a genomic interval of Microbacterium imperiale:
- a CDS encoding DUF7882 family protein: MGSIYYGDGASPIQIEDRTLAHLKVVISTKLRRGESFTLSWRHPEGEPTGRSTIWLHPSIPLRFVFDDPEPTTLSREWVEELASSANSSGGILVVAEHPEDEAGGTVDRSDAPESGTAS, from the coding sequence GTGGGCAGCATCTACTACGGCGACGGCGCCTCGCCGATCCAGATCGAAGACCGCACGCTGGCGCACCTGAAGGTCGTCATCTCGACCAAGCTGCGGCGTGGTGAGAGCTTCACGCTCTCGTGGCGTCACCCCGAGGGCGAGCCCACCGGACGCAGCACCATCTGGTTGCATCCCTCGATCCCGCTGCGCTTCGTCTTCGACGATCCTGAGCCCACGACGCTGAGCCGCGAGTGGGTCGAGGAGCTCGCCAGCTCGGCGAACTCGTCGGGCGGCATCCTCGTCGTCGCCGAGCACCCGGAAGACGAGGCAGGAGGCACGGTCGACCGCTCCGACGCCCCCGAGAGCGGCACCGCGTCCTGA
- a CDS encoding DUF7882 family protein, producing MGRFIYDTLGNSVEIDDRTLAHLRIVIMNKLRRSEPFMFDIDLPRGGERRSYWIHPSVPLQFHFSGSRQPRINRYWVEELMQVASGPSGLSLVPEPTDDGAPEVG from the coding sequence GTGGGCCGATTCATCTATGACACGCTGGGCAACTCCGTCGAGATCGACGACCGTACCCTGGCGCACCTGCGCATCGTGATCATGAACAAGCTGCGCCGTTCGGAGCCGTTCATGTTCGACATCGACCTGCCGCGCGGCGGTGAGCGCCGCAGCTACTGGATCCACCCCTCCGTGCCGCTGCAGTTCCACTTCTCGGGCAGCCGGCAGCCGCGCATCAACCGCTACTGGGTCGAAGAGCTCATGCAGGTCGCGAGCGGGCCGTCGGGTCTCTCGCTCGTGCCCGAGCCCACCGACGACGGCGCGCCCGAGGTCGGCTGA
- a CDS encoding MarR family winged helix-turn-helix transcriptional regulator — MPDAPTTTHYWYPSGPEDSATPRERGVAVLQAFRLYRAAEAAMRRRTRDSMSMGENELLVLRYLIKAQGEGRFVGPTELSRYLGISTASTTALIDRLQKSGHVVRQAHPSDRRSVHVVATDKSDQEVRETLGRMHERMIAAVDGMSAEEARIVIDCLGRLQQAVDEVDAHAHDPRAEQARTDRS, encoded by the coding sequence GTGCCCGACGCTCCGACGACTACGCATTACTGGTATCCCTCGGGCCCCGAGGACAGTGCCACGCCACGCGAACGAGGCGTCGCCGTCCTGCAGGCGTTCCGGCTGTACCGCGCGGCTGAGGCGGCGATGCGCCGGCGCACCCGCGACTCGATGTCGATGGGCGAGAACGAGCTGCTCGTGCTTCGCTACCTCATCAAGGCGCAGGGTGAGGGCCGGTTCGTCGGCCCGACCGAGCTCTCGCGTTACCTGGGCATCTCCACGGCATCCACGACGGCTCTGATCGACCGCCTGCAGAAGTCCGGACATGTCGTACGTCAGGCGCATCCCAGCGACCGCCGCAGCGTGCACGTCGTGGCCACCGACAAGTCCGACCAGGAGGTCCGCGAGACCCTCGGACGGATGCACGAGCGCATGATCGCGGCCGTGGACGGCATGAGCGCCGAGGAGGCCCGCATCGTCATCGACTGCCTGGGCCGACTGCAGCAGGCGGTCGACGAGGTCGACGCGCACGCGCACGATCCGCGCGCCGAGCAGGCGCGAACCGACCGTTCCTGA
- the nhaA gene encoding Na+/H+ antiporter NhaA has product MYDALPRRARLRRWLSRETTSGALLLTAAALALIWANSPFADAYTALSEFTIGPEALHLDLSLSHWAADGLLALFFFVVGVELKHEFVAGSLRRPREAAVPVLAAVGGMLVPAVIFVAVVLAFGDTEALRGWAIPTATDIAFALAVLAIFGRGLPPGLRTFLLTLAVVDDLLAIVVIAVFYTATIHLIPLLIALAGVAVYAVIVRQRWARWWLLLPLGLLVWGFLHASGVHATIAGVLLGFAVPARPLPGESIARTDTYDDLVRPFSAGIALPVFAFFAAGVTVVGAGDPLAVVAQPVVAAIVGGLVVGKAIGVLGTTALVTRVTRLQLPEGVSMRDLLPVGLLCGIGFTVSLLITGLSFEDGVHTDGARFAVLLGSLLSALGAALLLSRNARRARRDAAASDASDGIDGDGPALGFGGRP; this is encoded by the coding sequence ATGTACGACGCACTGCCCCGCCGAGCTCGCCTGCGCCGCTGGCTCTCACGCGAGACCACGAGCGGGGCGCTGCTGCTGACGGCGGCCGCCCTCGCGCTCATCTGGGCGAACTCTCCGTTCGCGGACGCCTACACGGCGCTGTCGGAGTTCACGATCGGACCCGAGGCGCTGCACCTCGACCTGTCGCTCTCGCACTGGGCCGCCGACGGACTGCTGGCCCTGTTCTTCTTCGTCGTCGGCGTCGAGCTGAAGCACGAGTTCGTGGCCGGGAGCCTGCGGCGCCCGCGTGAGGCCGCCGTCCCCGTACTCGCTGCCGTCGGCGGCATGCTCGTGCCCGCCGTCATCTTCGTCGCCGTCGTGCTCGCTTTCGGCGACACCGAGGCGCTGCGCGGCTGGGCCATCCCCACGGCGACCGACATCGCCTTCGCCCTGGCGGTGCTCGCCATCTTCGGTCGCGGGCTGCCACCGGGGCTGCGCACCTTCCTCCTCACGCTCGCCGTCGTGGACGATCTGCTGGCCATCGTCGTCATCGCCGTCTTCTACACCGCCACGATCCACCTGATCCCGCTGCTGATCGCGCTCGCGGGTGTCGCGGTGTACGCGGTGATCGTGCGGCAGCGCTGGGCGCGGTGGTGGCTGCTGCTGCCTCTCGGCCTGCTCGTGTGGGGCTTCCTCCACGCGTCGGGCGTGCACGCGACGATCGCGGGAGTGCTGCTCGGCTTCGCCGTCCCGGCGCGTCCGCTGCCCGGTGAGAGCATCGCGCGCACCGACACCTACGACGACCTCGTCCGCCCCTTCTCGGCCGGCATCGCACTGCCCGTCTTCGCCTTCTTCGCGGCGGGCGTCACGGTGGTCGGTGCGGGCGACCCGCTCGCCGTCGTCGCCCAGCCGGTCGTGGCGGCGATCGTCGGCGGACTGGTCGTGGGCAAGGCGATCGGCGTGCTCGGTACGACCGCACTCGTGACCCGGGTCACGCGCCTGCAGCTGCCGGAGGGCGTCTCGATGCGCGACCTGCTGCCCGTCGGCTTGCTGTGCGGCATCGGGTTCACCGTGTCGCTGCTGATCACCGGGCTGTCGTTCGAGGACGGCGTGCACACCGATGGGGCGCGCTTCGCGGTGCTGCTGGGCAGCCTGCTGTCGGCGCTGGGCGCAGCCTTGCTGCTCAGTCGCAATGCCCGGCGCGCGCGCCGCGACGCGGCGGCGTCGGACGCCTCGGACGGCATCGACGGCGATGGGCCCGCGCTCGGCTTCGGCGGCCGCCCCTGA
- a CDS encoding hemolysin family protein: MNGDLLLNIVLVVIFVLIGGVFAATEMALVTLRESQVNALALRGKRGEKVAALARNPNTFLSAVQIGVTVAGFASAAYGASSIAPSLAPVLESWGLARGAAMTVATIVLTLIIAYLSLVLGELVPKRLAIQRNAAFAYGVAPVLNGFAKLMRPVIWLLSISTNVLVRLLGGDPDKTGEELSDEELRDIVSSHEGLPEDERRILDDVLSLRDRQLSEVMRPRPEVVSLLGRDSVGEAAAVVRDLPYSRYPIIDQTIDDVVGFVHVRDLLDAAATDDTQTLAEIVRPIRYFPSTARLLPTLTSMRAEGSQIAVVVDEYGGTDGIVTLEDLVEEVVGEIVDEYDTEAMPHVLAGEGGSVDGRLNLQDFEEATGISIPRGTSDTVAGFVIEQLGRLARVGDRIEVDGATIEVTRLDRRRISELHVARASHEAEPAASADE, from the coding sequence ATGAACGGCGATCTGCTCCTCAACATCGTCCTCGTCGTCATCTTCGTCCTCATCGGCGGCGTCTTCGCCGCCACGGAGATGGCCCTCGTGACCCTGCGAGAGAGCCAGGTCAATGCTCTCGCCCTGCGCGGCAAGCGCGGCGAGAAGGTCGCCGCCCTGGCCCGCAACCCCAACACGTTCCTCTCGGCGGTGCAGATCGGCGTGACCGTCGCCGGCTTCGCCTCGGCCGCGTACGGCGCATCGTCGATCGCGCCGTCGCTCGCGCCGGTGCTGGAGTCGTGGGGCCTCGCCCGCGGCGCTGCGATGACCGTCGCCACGATCGTGCTGACGCTGATCATCGCCTACCTCTCGCTCGTGCTGGGCGAGCTCGTGCCCAAGCGCCTTGCGATCCAGCGCAACGCCGCCTTCGCGTACGGCGTCGCGCCCGTGCTGAACGGCTTCGCCAAGCTCATGCGTCCGGTGATCTGGCTGCTGTCGATCTCGACGAATGTGCTCGTGCGCCTGCTCGGCGGCGATCCCGACAAGACCGGCGAGGAGCTCAGCGACGAAGAGCTGCGCGACATCGTCTCGAGTCACGAGGGTCTGCCCGAGGACGAACGGCGCATCCTCGACGACGTGCTGTCGCTGCGCGATCGCCAGCTGAGCGAGGTCATGCGGCCGCGCCCCGAGGTGGTCTCGCTGCTCGGCCGCGACTCGGTGGGCGAGGCGGCGGCGGTCGTGCGCGACCTGCCCTACTCGCGCTACCCGATCATCGATCAGACGATCGACGACGTCGTCGGGTTCGTGCACGTGCGCGACCTGCTCGACGCGGCGGCCACCGACGACACGCAGACCCTCGCCGAGATCGTGCGTCCCATCCGCTACTTCCCCTCGACGGCGCGGCTGCTGCCGACGCTCACGAGCATGCGGGCGGAGGGCAGCCAGATCGCGGTCGTGGTCGACGAGTACGGCGGCACCGACGGCATCGTGACCCTCGAGGACCTGGTCGAAGAGGTCGTGGGCGAGATCGTCGACGAGTACGACACCGAGGCCATGCCGCACGTCCTGGCGGGCGAGGGCGGATCGGTCGACGGCCGCCTGAACCTCCAGGACTTCGAGGAGGCGACGGGCATCTCGATCCCGCGCGGCACCTCCGACACGGTGGCCGGCTTCGTGATCGAGCAGCTCGGGCGGCTCGCGCGCGTCGGCGACCGCATCGAGGTCGACGGCGCGACGATCGAGGTCACGCGACTGGACCGTCGCCGGATCTCGGAGCTGCACGTCGCTCGCGCCTCGCACGAGGCCGAGCCCGCGGCATCCGCCGACGAGTAA
- a CDS encoding YaeQ family protein, whose product MAAGATIHTFDVTLADVDRGVYESFPLRMARHPSETEAFMITRLLAYCLEYEEGIDFTEGIAAKDEPAVLVRDLTGAIVAWIEVGAPDASRLHLGSKQSGRVAVYTHRNPGPVAAAWAGKKIHRASEIPLYSFEPGFIDTLASALDRRNVATVSITERRLYVELGGVTAESDVTSQPAA is encoded by the coding sequence ATGGCTGCCGGTGCGACGATCCACACATTCGACGTGACCCTGGCGGACGTCGACCGCGGCGTCTACGAGTCGTTCCCGCTGCGCATGGCGCGGCATCCCTCCGAGACCGAGGCCTTCATGATCACGCGGCTCCTGGCGTACTGCCTCGAGTACGAGGAGGGCATCGACTTCACCGAGGGGATCGCCGCGAAGGACGAGCCCGCAGTTCTCGTGCGAGATCTGACCGGCGCCATCGTCGCGTGGATCGAGGTGGGCGCACCGGACGCCTCGCGGCTGCACCTGGGCAGCAAGCAGTCCGGTCGCGTCGCCGTCTACACCCACCGCAACCCCGGGCCGGTCGCCGCGGCGTGGGCCGGCAAGAAGATCCACCGGGCGTCCGAGATCCCGCTCTACAGCTTCGAACCCGGCTTCATCGACACCCTCGCCTCGGCGCTGGACCGCCGGAACGTCGCGACCGTCTCGATCACCGAGCGCCGGCTGTACGTCGAGCTCGGGGGCGTGACGGCCGAGTCGGACGTGACGTCTCAGCCGGCGGCCTGA
- a CDS encoding NAD-dependent epimerase/dehydratase family protein, which produces MRIALTGSSGKLGTVVARELTAAGHEVIGFDVVGARGPAFVQIDLTDYGQVVDAFAAVGDRHDGVDAVVHLGAVPAPGLRPDIATFHNNMTATFNVFHAATRLGIDRIVYASSETVQGLPFDVPPPYFPVDEEYPARPESVYSLVKHLEEQLAIELVRWHPGLSITALRFSNVMVPEDYAEFPSFDADARRRKWNAWSYIDARDGAQAVLRALENAPAGFDRFLIAAADTVMSRPNAELIAEVFPGVEVRGDLGENTSLFSTAKARRLLGYEPQHSWRDHV; this is translated from the coding sequence ATGCGGATCGCACTGACGGGATCATCGGGAAAACTCGGCACGGTCGTCGCTCGTGAGCTCACGGCGGCCGGTCACGAGGTCATCGGCTTCGACGTCGTGGGGGCACGCGGTCCCGCGTTCGTCCAGATCGACCTGACCGACTACGGACAGGTCGTCGACGCTTTCGCGGCGGTGGGCGACAGACACGACGGCGTCGATGCGGTCGTGCACCTGGGCGCGGTGCCCGCACCGGGCCTGCGCCCCGACATCGCGACCTTCCACAACAACATGACGGCGACATTCAACGTGTTCCACGCGGCGACGCGGCTGGGCATCGACCGGATCGTCTACGCCTCGAGCGAGACGGTGCAGGGCCTGCCGTTCGATGTCCCGCCGCCCTACTTCCCCGTCGACGAGGAGTACCCCGCCCGCCCGGAATCGGTGTACTCGCTGGTCAAGCACCTCGAAGAGCAGCTCGCGATCGAGCTGGTGCGGTGGCACCCGGGACTGTCGATCACGGCGCTGCGCTTCTCGAACGTCATGGTGCCCGAGGACTACGCCGAGTTCCCGTCGTTCGACGCCGACGCCCGGCGCCGCAAGTGGAACGCGTGGAGCTACATCGACGCCCGCGACGGCGCGCAGGCCGTGCTGCGTGCGCTCGAGAACGCGCCCGCCGGCTTCGACCGCTTCCTCATCGCCGCGGCCGACACCGTCATGTCGCGGCCGAACGCCGAGCTGATCGCCGAGGTCTTCCCGGGCGTCGAGGTCCGCGGAGACCTGGGCGAGAACACGTCGCTGTTCTCGACCGCGAAAGCACGACGGCTGCTGGGCTACGAGCCGCAGCACTCCTGGCGCGACCACGTGTGA
- the xylB gene encoding xylulokinase, producing the protein MALVMGIDSSTQSCKVVVVDDVSGRVLREGRAPHPDGTSVDPEAWWVALQRAIELAGGMADVAAWSIGGQQHGLVALDEAGRVIRDALLWNDTRSAAAAADLVSEFGAAALAERTGLVPVASFTISKLRWLRDHEPENAARVAAVALPHDWLTWRLRGFGPGDAANAGPAALDELVTDRSDASGTGYWSAATGAYDRDLLVAALGHDVIVPRVLGADEFVLDADGRRVAAGAGDNAASALGVGAGVGDVVVSIGTSGTVFAVSETAVADPSGTVAGFASADGHHLPLVCTLNAARVLDVTAALLGIDHDELSRLALSAEPGAGGLALVPYFEGERTPNLPDATASLSGMTLASTTRENLARAAVEGLLGGLGAGLDALRAHGVPLRRVLLVGGGARSEAVQRIAPLVFGLEVEVPEPGEYVALGAAEQARRIL; encoded by the coding sequence ATGGCGCTGGTCATGGGGATCGATTCGTCGACCCAGTCGTGCAAGGTCGTCGTCGTCGACGACGTGTCGGGGCGCGTGCTCCGCGAGGGGCGTGCGCCCCACCCCGACGGCACGAGCGTCGACCCCGAGGCCTGGTGGGTCGCCCTCCAGCGAGCGATCGAGCTGGCCGGCGGGATGGCCGACGTCGCGGCGTGGTCGATCGGCGGTCAGCAGCACGGACTGGTGGCGCTCGATGAGGCCGGCCGGGTCATCCGCGACGCCCTGCTCTGGAACGACACGAGGTCGGCGGCCGCGGCGGCCGACCTCGTGTCCGAGTTCGGGGCGGCGGCGCTCGCCGAGCGCACCGGGCTCGTGCCGGTCGCGTCCTTCACCATCAGCAAGCTGCGGTGGTTGCGCGACCACGAGCCCGAGAACGCCGCGCGCGTCGCGGCGGTCGCGCTGCCGCACGACTGGCTGACCTGGCGGCTGCGCGGTTTCGGACCGGGGGATGCCGCGAACGCCGGTCCGGCCGCGCTCGACGAGCTCGTCACCGACCGATCCGACGCGTCGGGCACCGGTTACTGGAGCGCCGCGACGGGCGCGTACGACCGTGACCTCCTCGTCGCCGCGCTCGGCCACGACGTCATCGTGCCGCGCGTGCTCGGAGCCGACGAGTTCGTGCTCGACGCCGACGGCCGTCGTGTGGCTGCCGGCGCCGGCGACAACGCGGCATCCGCTCTCGGGGTCGGGGCCGGCGTGGGGGATGTCGTCGTCTCGATCGGCACGTCGGGCACGGTCTTCGCCGTCAGCGAGACCGCGGTGGCCGACCCCTCGGGCACCGTCGCCGGTTTCGCCTCGGCGGACGGCCACCATCTGCCGCTCGTGTGCACGCTCAACGCGGCACGCGTGCTCGACGTCACGGCGGCGCTGCTCGGCATCGACCACGACGAGCTGTCGCGCCTGGCGCTGTCGGCCGAGCCCGGCGCCGGCGGACTCGCGCTCGTGCCCTACTTCGAGGGGGAGCGCACGCCCAATCTGCCCGACGCGACGGCCTCGCTCTCGGGCATGACCCTCGCCTCGACGACCCGCGAGAACCTCGCCCGAGCCGCCGTCGAAGGACTGCTCGGCGGACTCGGTGCCGGCCTCGACGCCCTGCGCGCACACGGGGTGCCCCTGCGCCGCGTCCTGCTGGTCGGCGGGGGAGCGCGGTCGGAGGCGGTGCAGCGCATCGCTCCGCTGGTGTTCGGTCTCGAGGTCGAGGTGCCCGAGCCCGGCGAGTACGTCGCGCTCGGTGCGGCCGAGCAGGCGCGCCGAATCCTCTGA
- the xylA gene encoding xylose isomerase, which produces MRTPTPADKFTFGLWTIGYNGTDPFGGPTRPPLDVVHAVEKLAELGAAGLTFHDDDLFPFGSSDAERQTQIDRLKGALADTGLTVPMVTTNLFSAPVFKDGGFTSNDRSVRRFAIRKVLRQIDLGAELGAETFVMWGGREGAEYDSAKDVRAALERYREAVNFLGDYVVEKGYNLRFAIEPKPNEPRGDILLPTVGHALAFIDSLERPELVGLNPEVGHEQMAGLNFAAGIAQALYHGKLFHIDLNGQRGIKYDQDLVFGHGDLHNAFALVDLLENGGPNGGPAYDGPRHFDYKPSRTEDETGVWDSAAANMRTYLLLKERAQAFRADPEVQEALEAARVAELSQPTFGEGETYDDFVADRSAYEDFDADAYLGGHGFGFVRLQQLATEHLLGAR; this is translated from the coding sequence ATGCGCACCCCGACCCCGGCCGACAAGTTCACGTTCGGCCTCTGGACCATCGGCTACAACGGCACCGACCCGTTCGGCGGACCCACCCGTCCCCCGCTCGACGTCGTCCACGCGGTCGAGAAGCTCGCCGAGCTCGGCGCCGCCGGCCTGACGTTCCACGACGACGACCTCTTCCCCTTCGGCTCGAGCGACGCCGAGCGCCAGACGCAGATCGACCGGCTGAAGGGCGCGCTCGCCGACACCGGTCTGACCGTGCCGATGGTCACCACCAACCTCTTCAGCGCTCCCGTCTTCAAGGACGGCGGCTTCACCTCGAACGACCGGTCGGTCCGGCGCTTCGCCATCCGCAAGGTCCTTCGCCAGATCGACCTCGGCGCCGAGCTCGGCGCCGAGACGTTCGTCATGTGGGGCGGCCGCGAGGGGGCCGAGTACGACTCCGCCAAGGACGTCCGCGCCGCGCTCGAGCGCTACCGCGAGGCCGTCAACTTCCTCGGCGACTACGTCGTCGAGAAGGGCTACAACCTGCGCTTCGCGATCGAGCCGAAGCCGAACGAGCCGCGCGGCGACATCCTGCTGCCGACTGTCGGGCACGCCCTCGCCTTCATCGACTCGCTCGAGCGCCCCGAGCTCGTGGGCCTGAACCCCGAGGTCGGCCACGAGCAGATGGCGGGGCTGAACTTCGCCGCCGGCATCGCGCAGGCGCTGTACCACGGCAAGCTCTTCCACATCGATCTCAACGGTCAGCGCGGCATCAAGTACGACCAGGACCTCGTCTTCGGTCACGGTGACCTGCACAACGCGTTCGCGCTCGTCGACCTGCTCGAGAACGGCGGCCCGAACGGCGGACCGGCCTACGACGGCCCCCGCCACTTCGACTACAAGCCGAGCCGCACCGAGGACGAGACCGGTGTGTGGGACTCCGCCGCCGCCAACATGCGCACCTATCTGCTGCTGAAGGAGCGCGCCCAGGCCTTCCGCGCCGACCCCGAGGTGCAGGAGGCGCTCGAGGCGGCCCGTGTCGCGGAGCTGTCGCAGCCGACCTTCGGCGAGGGCGAGACGTACGACGACTTCGTCGCCGACCGCTCGGCGTACGAGGACTTCGACGCCGACGCCTACCTCGGCGGTCACGGCTTCGGTTTCGTGCGTCTGCAGCAACTCGCGACCGAGCACCTGCTCGGAGCCCGCTGA
- a CDS encoding ROK family protein — MSIAPGTAELVRRANLARMLSAVHRTGPLSRATLTADLGLNRSTIGALTSELGRLGLVTETAGAPEGRIGRPSPVISARGDVVAIAVNPEVDAVTVAAVGLDRRVHARHRAPSANLITPADLAGLIAATVSQWREDALAAASVIGVGIAVPGLVQPADGLVVHAPHLRWTDAPLADLVSSATGLPTTVGNDASYGAHAEYLFGAARGVTDVIYLNGGASGIGGGLVVGDVLVGGARGLAGEFGHNPAALEDAADRRSGARGALEDEVSRHRLITALGVAAADDAELRTALQRSSNPAVVDEVDRQRRILATAVASAVNILDPAVVVLGGFLAALIETEVELFAAAVARQTIAGSAPLVRIAELGDDRLLIGAAEAAFAALLDDPVATIAISEPASSTGTD, encoded by the coding sequence GTGAGCATCGCCCCCGGCACCGCCGAACTCGTCCGTCGGGCGAACCTCGCGCGCATGCTGTCCGCGGTCCATCGGACCGGGCCGCTGTCGCGTGCGACGCTGACGGCGGACCTGGGGCTGAACCGTTCGACCATCGGGGCGCTCACGAGCGAGCTCGGCCGCCTGGGGCTGGTCACCGAGACCGCGGGTGCACCCGAGGGGCGCATCGGACGCCCCTCCCCGGTCATCAGCGCCCGCGGCGACGTCGTCGCGATCGCCGTGAACCCCGAGGTCGACGCCGTCACCGTCGCCGCCGTCGGGCTGGATCGGCGCGTGCACGCCCGGCACCGGGCGCCGTCGGCCAACCTGATCACGCCCGCCGATCTCGCCGGCCTCATCGCGGCGACCGTCTCGCAATGGCGCGAAGACGCGCTGGCGGCGGCATCCGTCATCGGCGTCGGCATCGCCGTCCCGGGGCTCGTGCAGCCCGCGGACGGTCTCGTCGTGCACGCTCCCCACCTGCGCTGGACCGACGCTCCCCTCGCCGACCTCGTCTCGTCAGCGACCGGCCTGCCCACGACCGTGGGCAACGACGCGTCGTACGGCGCCCACGCGGAGTACCTCTTCGGCGCCGCGCGCGGGGTCACGGACGTCATCTACCTCAACGGCGGGGCGAGCGGCATCGGCGGCGGTCTCGTCGTCGGCGACGTGCTCGTCGGCGGGGCGCGCGGCCTGGCCGGCGAGTTCGGCCACAACCCCGCCGCCCTCGAGGATGCCGCCGACCGGCGCTCCGGAGCGCGCGGCGCCCTCGAGGACGAAGTGAGCCGGCACCGGCTGATCACGGCGCTCGGGGTCGCCGCGGCCGACGACGCGGAGCTGCGCACCGCGCTGCAGCGCAGCAGCAACCCCGCCGTCGTCGACGAGGTCGACCGCCAACGCCGCATCCTGGCGACGGCCGTCGCGAGCGCGGTGAACATCCTCGACCCGGCCGTCGTCGTCCTCGGCGGCTTCCTCGCCGCCCTGATCGAGACCGAGGTCGAACTGTTCGCCGCCGCGGTGGCGCGCCAGACCATCGCCGGGTCGGCACCGCTCGTCCGCATCGCCGAGCTCGGCGACGACCGCCTGCTCATCGGCGCGGCCGAAGCGGCCTTCGCGGCCCTGCTGGACGACCCGGTCGCGACCATAGCGATCAGCGAGCCGGCGTCAAGCACGGGAACCGACTGA
- a CDS encoding DUF6804 family protein, with protein sequence MASRTARPTDPPLRQRNALAPGILGAATLVAGMALIGGDVAVVVSFIVTILALIIAWFAVQARQWWWAVVMAAIAIVWNPVVPFSFAAPIWLTAHVIAAAAFLAAGALIWTERSEPAP encoded by the coding sequence ATGGCCTCCAGAACCGCCCGACCGACCGACCCACCGCTGCGGCAGCGCAACGCGCTGGCGCCCGGCATCCTCGGGGCCGCGACCCTCGTGGCCGGGATGGCGCTGATCGGCGGCGACGTGGCCGTCGTCGTCTCGTTCATCGTGACGATCCTCGCGCTCATCATCGCCTGGTTCGCCGTGCAGGCACGCCAGTGGTGGTGGGCCGTCGTCATGGCGGCGATCGCGATCGTGTGGAATCCGGTCGTCCCGTTCTCATTCGCGGCGCCGATCTGGCTGACCGCGCACGTCATCGCGGCGGCGGCGTTCCTGGCCGCCGGTGCGCTGATCTGGACCGAGCGCAGCGAGCCGGCCCCATGA
- a CDS encoding BLUF domain-containing protein: MTSTPGDLLSVLYTSTARAPFGDDELRWLLEQSRASNAARDLTGMLLYRGGRFVQVLEGPEAAVRALIERIGRDPRHDGMRVLIEQPIEHREFAEWTMGYQPIAETTGVAPAGFRDTFDDLESRDDPSATLRAARELSLWFRVRQRRAGADAG, encoded by the coding sequence ATGACATCGACACCCGGCGATCTGCTGTCGGTGCTCTACACGAGCACCGCCCGCGCCCCCTTCGGCGACGACGAGCTGCGGTGGCTGCTCGAGCAGAGCCGAGCGTCCAATGCCGCCCGAGACCTCACGGGGATGCTGCTGTACCGTGGCGGTCGGTTCGTCCAGGTGCTCGAAGGACCCGAGGCCGCGGTGCGCGCGCTGATCGAGCGCATCGGCCGCGACCCCCGGCACGACGGCATGCGGGTGCTCATCGAGCAGCCGATCGAGCACCGCGAGTTCGCCGAGTGGACGATGGGCTACCAGCCGATCGCCGAGACGACCGGGGTCGCGCCCGCCGGGTTCCGCGACACGTTCGACGACCTCGAGAGCCGAGACGACCCGAGCGCGACGCTCCGGGCGGCGCGCGAGCTCAGCCTGTGGTTCCGGGTGCGCCAGCGCAGAGCGGGCGCGGACGCGGGCTGA
- a CDS encoding DUF3072 domain-containing protein produces the protein MKDPDTWVTGDEPMTGPQRSYLDTLAREAGEELPASLTKAEASEQIDRLQNATGRGEAS, from the coding sequence GTGAAGGATCCCGACACCTGGGTGACCGGCGACGAGCCCATGACGGGACCGCAGCGCAGCTACCTCGACACCCTCGCCCGCGAGGCCGGCGAGGAGCTGCCCGCGAGCCTGACCAAGGCCGAGGCCTCGGAGCAGATCGACCGCCTGCAGAACGCGACCGGCCGCGGCGAGGCATCCTGA
- a CDS encoding zinc transporter permease, translating to MMSTTETHAEHTLDEHTHGAECGHESVQHDDHVDYVHDGHRHAPHGDHYDEH from the coding sequence ATCATGAGCACGACCGAGACCCACGCCGAGCACACCCTCGACGAGCACACCCACGGCGCCGAGTGCGGACACGAGAGCGTCCAGCACGACGACCACGTCGACTACGTCCACGACGGCCACCGTCACGCGCCCCACGGCGACCACTACGACGAGCACTGA
- a CDS encoding ArsR/SmtB family transcription factor codes for MNEELEPVAELFKALSSSSRLRILQLLADGPATVGHLATASGLSQPLVSQHLRTLRSAGLVSVQRSGREAHYAVADLHVAHIVEDAVKHALER; via the coding sequence ATGAACGAGGAGCTCGAGCCGGTCGCCGAACTGTTCAAGGCGCTCTCGTCGTCGTCGCGGCTGCGGATCCTCCAGCTGCTGGCGGACGGCCCGGCCACCGTCGGTCATCTGGCGACGGCGAGCGGTCTGTCGCAGCCGCTCGTGTCGCAGCATCTGCGCACCCTGCGCTCGGCGGGGCTGGTCTCGGTGCAGCGCTCGGGCCGCGAGGCGCACTACGCGGTCGCCGACCTCCACGTCGCCCACATCGTCGAGGATGCCGTGAAGCACGCACTCGAGCGGTGA